One stretch of Gemmatimonadota bacterium DNA includes these proteins:
- a CDS encoding GAF domain-containing protein: MENVGKLIAELQEMQDNGYLSDALLRAAVRKLKESDSRYDWVGVYLLNHEAGELWLHNYVGAGTEHAKIPVGTGVCGTAVSEGQNQRIDDVSTVENYLSCDPDVKSEMVVLIRNASQIFGQIDVDSKQKAAFSEEDEFEVKMIADKLAEQIAIERA, from the coding sequence ATGGAGAACGTAGGCAAGCTCATCGCCGAGCTGCAGGAGATGCAGGACAACGGCTACCTGTCCGACGCCCTCCTGCGCGCGGCCGTCCGCAAGCTCAAGGAGTCCGACTCCCGCTACGACTGGGTCGGCGTCTACCTGCTGAACCACGAGGCCGGCGAGCTCTGGCTGCACAACTACGTCGGCGCCGGGACCGAGCACGCCAAGATCCCCGTGGGCACGGGCGTCTGCGGCACGGCTGTGTCGGAGGGTCAGAACCAGCGGATCGACGACGTCAGCACGGTGGAGAACTACCTGTCGTGCGATCCGGACGTGAAGTCCGAGATGGTCGTGCTCATCCGCAACGCCAGCCAGATCTTCGGCCAGATCGACGTCGACAGCAAGCAGAAGGCGGCGTTCTCGGAAGAGGACGAATTCGAGGTCAAGATGATCGCCGACAAGCTGGCCGAGCAGATCGCCATCGAGCGCGCATGA